In Spirochaetota bacterium, the DNA window GTGGTAAGTTATACAAGGAATATCTAGCCTTTGACTTCTTTGGAGAAAGTGCTATTCTCACCGAGAGAGGAAGAAGTGCTACCATAATAGCAGGTGACAATGGCTGCAAAGTGCTTAGAGTTAAGAGTGAGAGTTTTCTAAAGAGCATCAAGGGCACAAAATTGTATGATAAATTACTCAACCTAGCGAGGATAAGGGGCAAAGATACTTGGGAGATATTCTCAACTAAATACTTTGAAGATTTCACACCGTCAATGAAAACATACTTTGAGATGATACTGAATTATGCAGAGTTTGAGAAGGGAAACATCTTGTATGGTAGTGGTAAGGATGCTAATGTTTATATATTGATCGATGGAGTTGTTAGTATAAGTAAGAACTCTAGCGTTGAGGTTTTGTCTTCTGAAGATAGAAAGTATTACTTTTTAGGAGACCCAGACCATGTCTTGCTCGGAACAAATAACGAGATAGATGAGATAAAGGTTATTTCAGACAAAGCGAGAGTTTTCTACATAAAGTCTGAGGACTTTAGGGAATACTTTTATGACTATCCTGTTATCCTGCCTAGGCTAAAGGCGTATTCGTAGGAGTCTGAAGTTTGTAGGAGAGTTTGGTAAGAATTAAAGTGAAAGAAATATACCCAACAAAAGAACTATAAATCACTTTATCAAAAACTTTCTATTTGGCACTCTTCTAGACAGGGAGAAGTTGAGAATTGCTTGAATAAGTTATGAAAATGAGATATTCAGAATACTCTTCCACAAAAAATACCAAACTCTTGACCAAACATCAGTAGGAGTTAGTTGAATTCTTGGTTTTCTAGGCTTGATAATACTGTTGGCATGGTACCGTTTCTTTTGGAGTATCTATGGGTGATAACAAATCTATGGAAGTGGTAAAGAAAACCTTGAAAGAACGAAAAAGTTTGGGAATGTTCTTCACACCTCTATGGCTTGTTGATTACATGACTAGCCTGATAGATATAAATGGGATGTCTTACGATAGGTTGAAAGTTCTTGAGCCTGCTTGTGGGACTTGTCAGTTTCTTAGGAGGGTTAGAGATAAATTTAAGTACTTAGATATGGATTGTGTTGGTGTTGAAGTGGATAAAGATATAGTTGAATACTCTTTGGAACGGGGATATCTTGAACGTGGCTTTGAGGTAATTGTTGGAGACTATCTGGTTTGGGATTCTAGTGATAAGTTTGATGTAATAATTGGTAATCCTCCGTATGGGATTCCAAGCCCTTCTGAACATTACTCTATAAGGGTAACAAGCTCTATCAGGGAACAGTACAGGAGACTATATCAGACATGGCATGGTAAGTACAATGTTTATGGAGCATTTATAGAGAAGTCAGTAAAGCTTTTGAAACCTCAGGGTCAGTTAGTGTTTGTAGTTCCATC includes these proteins:
- a CDS encoding N-6 DNA methylase encodes the protein MGDNKSMEVVKKTLKERKSLGMFFTPLWLVDYMTSLIDINGMSYDRLKVLEPACGTCQFLRRVRDKFKYLDMDCVGVEVDKDIVEYSLERGYLERGFEVIVGDYLVWDSSDKFDVIIGNPPYGIPSPSEHYSIRVTSSIREQYRRLYQTWHGKYNVYGAFIEKSVKLLKPQGQLVFVVPSTFMILDEFKKLRCFLSNMGRTQIIYLGSNVFKPEVDISTVVLKFTKSENEKHLLSLFEYKDGETRLLWKNTNWKGELVLFSTEFSKRLENMCSFRLGQVFEIKISPRTPEVKNNPEILKMPISSDQVSH